The genomic stretch ACCGCGTCGCGGCCCAGTACCTGCCCGAACAGCCCGGCCAGCGTCTCCACCACCCCCGGGGCGGTGGCCGTCTGCTCCGCCGAGGCCGCTGCCGCGGTCGCCGCGGCTTCCGGCGAGGGCAGGGCGTCCCGGTCGACCTTGCCGTTGGGGGTGAGGGGGAGGTCCGGCAGCGGTATGTACGCCGACGGGGCCATGTAGGCGGGGAGTTGAGGTGCGATCCGGTCGGCGAGGGAGGTCAGTTCGGGCTCGCGGCCGGGTTCCGCGACGACGTAGGCGACGAGGCGGGGCGCCCCGAGCCGGTCCTCGCGTACCGCCACGGCGGTCCGGGCGACGGCCGGGTCGGTGCCGACGACGGCCTCGACCTCGCCCAGCTCGATCCGGTAGCCGCGGACCTTGACCTGGTCGTCGGTGCGTCCCAGGTAGACCATCACGCCGTCGGAGCGCCACTTCGCCAGGTCGCCGGTGCGGTACATCCGGGCCCCGGGTGCGCCGAACGGATCGGCGACGAAGCGTGCCGCGGTGAGGCCTCGGCGTCCGAGGTAGCCGCGGGCGAGGTTGTCACCGCCGATGTACAGCTCGCCGGGGACGCCCGCGGGCACCGGGCGCAGGCAGCGGTCGAGGACGTAGAGCCGGGCGCCGGGGACGGGGTGGCCGATCGGCACCGCGCCCCGGGGCAGGGGGTCCGAGGGTTCGAGCCGGTACTCCATGCAGCCGACGGTCGCCTCGGTGGGGCCGTACTCGTTCACCACCGTCACGTCCGGGTGTCGGGCGCGCCAGGCGGCCAGCGCCTCGCCGGTCAACTGCTCGCCGCCCAGGACGAGTTCGCCGGTGGGTGAGTACCACCTGTCAGCTGTCGTGAGCACGGGCAGGTGGCTGGGCGTGGCCTTGACGAAGGCCGGCGGGCGGTCCGTGGCCCCGGCCGGGGCGTCGAAGTCCTCCAGGTCCACGACGCGGACGAGTCCGCCCGCGGTCAGCGGGCCGAAGATGCCGGTGACCGTGAGGTCGAACGACGGCGGCGAGTGCACCAGTGCCTGCTCGGCGAGCCCGGGATAGGCGGCGCGCGCGAAGGCGAGGTAGTGGTCGACCGTACGGTGCTCCACCGCGACGCCCTTGGGCCGGCCGGTCGAGCCGGAGGTGTGGATGACGTAGGCGAGATCTGCGGGGCGGACGGGGGCGCCGCGCTCGGTGTCGGTGGGTGACTGCCCTGGCAGCGCTGCGAGTTCGGCCGTAATGGCCGGGTCGCTGACCGGGATCACCAAGGGGTGTCCGGCGAATGCCGGGAGGCTTGCGTCGGCGCATACGACGGCGGACGGCGCGGCGTCGTCGAGCAGGAACGCGATGCGCTGCGCGGGGTATCCGGGGTCGACCGGCAGATAGCCCGCGCCCGTCTTGAGGACGCCCAGCAGGGACACGATCAGGTCCGTGGAGCGGGGCAGGGCCACCGCCACCAGGTCGCCCGGCCGTACCCCCCGCTTCAGCAGCAGCCGGGCCAGCCGGTTGGCGGCCTCGTCCAGGGCTCGGTAGTCGAGGGTGCGGTCCGGGTCGGCGACGGCCGGTGCGTCGGGCGTACGGCGTACCTGCTCCTCGAACCGCTCCACCAGGGTCCGGGCAGGCGACTCGACCTGATGGCCGCGTCCCCACTCGCCCAGCAGCCGGTCGTGCTCCTCGCCGGTCAGCAGGGGGAGTTGTGCGACGGGGGTCGCGGGGGTGCGGGTGAAGGAGTCGAGCAGCAACAGCAGCCGGGAGCGGACGAGTTCCATGCGGTCGTCGTCGAACACGTCTGTGCGGTAGCTGAGCTGGAGGCCCAGGCGGGGGCCGGGTTCGGCGACGACGCTGAGGGGGTAGTGCGTGGCGCCGGTGACCTCCTGCTGACCGGCCGCGTCGCCCGAGTCCGTCAGCGGGGCGATCCGCAGGCCGGGCACGCCGTCCTGGATGTCGTTCCAGTCGAGGGGTGCGTTGCCGAAGCCGGTGGAGGTGTCGAAGAGGGTGTCGAGACCGGACAGTCGCCGCACCTCGGTCAGGCCGAGGAACTGGTGGTCGGCCAGCGCGAGTTGCTCCTCCTGGAGCCGGGCGAACAGTGCGGCGAGGGACTCCGCGGGGTCGATCCTGACCCGGACCGGGACGGCGTTCATGAGCAGGCCCACGACCGAGTCGGCGCCCGGCAGCTTGGGCGGACGGCCGTGCACGGTCTGGCCGAACACCACGTCGTCCCGTCCGGTCAGCACGGACAGCAGCAGCGCCCAGACGCCCTGGACCACGGTGTTGAGGGTGAGCCCGTGCTCGCGGGCGGTCGCCGACAAGGCCGCGGTGGCGGACTCGGAGAGCGTGACGTGCGTCAGGCCGGGCATCGCGCCGGTGTCCGCCGCGGGCGCGCCGGGAGCGACCAGCGTCGGTTCCACGAGGCCGTCGAGGGCGGTGCGCCAGGCCTGTTCGGCGGCCGGGCGGTCCTGGCGGGCCAGCCAGTGCAGGAAGCTCGCGAAGGGTGTGGCGGGCGGGAGGTCCTGGGCGGTGCCGGTGATCTCGTGGTGGTACAGCGTGAACAGGTCCGTGAGGACGAGCGGCAACGACCAGCCGTCCAGCAGGATGTGGTGGTACGTCAGGACGAACGCGTGCTGGTCCTCGGCCAGGCGGACCAGCGCGAACCGCATCAGCGGCGGGTCCGCCATGTCGAAGCGCCGGACCCGCTCCTCCTCCAGGAAGGACCGCAGCTTCTCGCGCTGGACCTGCTCGGGGTCGGCGGAGAGATCGAGTTCCGTCCACGGGGTGCGCACCGTGCGCTTGATCAGCTGCACGGCCTGCCCCTCGGCGCGCTGCCGGAAGCCCGCCCGCAGCACGGCGTGCCGCGCGAGAACGGCCGTACAGGCCGCGCGCAGCGCGTCGGCCGAGACCTCGCCGACCAGTTCGAGCGGTGCCTGGATGGTGTAGACGTCCACCGCCTCGGAGTCGTACAGCGCGTGGAAGAGCATGCCCTCCTGAAGCGGCGTGAGAGGCAGCACGGACTCGATGGGCGACGGTGTCACTTCGTTCACGGTCAGGTTTCCCCGGGGACGGTCGGCGCGCGCGGCAGCGAGCGGCGGGACGGTGGGACGGGAGGGCTACCGGTCGGGAGCGGTTACCGGTGGGGGGCGGTCACGCGCTCGGCGCGACCGGCTCCGGCAGGTCGGCGCGGGTGATCAGGTCCGACATGGAGACCAGGATGCGGCGGTCGCCGGTGAACGCCTCGCGGCCGTGCGACCAGCGCATGTTGTCGATGACCAGCAGATCGTTCAGCGCCCAGTCGAAGCGCTGCGCACGGCGTCCGAACGCGGAGCGGACCGCGGCGACCATGTCGTCCGGGATCGGCTCCCCGTCGCCGAAGAGCACGTCGTTGGGCAGCCCGTCCGCCCCGAACAGGGCCACCAGGTCGGTACGCAGGCTGCCCGGCAGGGACGACTGGTGGAACAGCAGCAGGTGGTTGAACCAGATCTGCTGCCCGGTGCGCGGGTGCGCCACGAGCGCGGGTGCCCGGCGGACCGTACGCAGTCCGTCGTCCTCGACCCACGTCCACTCCAGACCGCCCGCCGCGCAGAACCGGTCCACCTCCTCGCGGCTGTCGGTCTGGAAGGCCTCGCGCCAGTCGAGGCCGACGCCGCTGCCGTAGTTGCGCACATAGCGCAGCCCCCGGCTCTCCACGGCCCGGACCACCTCGGCCGGGATGTCCGACAGCACCCGCGCCACGTCCGCGATCGGGGTGGCTCCGCCGGTCAGGGGCGGGGTGGCGCAGAAGAAGCCCACCCGGCCCGGCCACGCGCCCGCGTACGACGACTCGCAGTGCTGGGGGATCGCCTCGCGGGCCGGGTACTCGGTGGAGGTGAAGACCCCGTCGCCGACCTCGCTGCGCGGCGTGGACCGCTCGGTGTAGTCCAGGGGTGCGAACCCCAGCCCGTCCAGGGCCCGCCGGAAGGTGTCGGCACCGTCGGCGGCCGCATCCCGGACCAGGACGGCGCCGGTGCGCGCGAGTTCCTCGTCGACGGTCTTGGCGTGCCGGTGCGTGAAGGACCCCAGGTCCTCGCCGTCCGCCTCGATCACGGTGATGCCGGTCAGATCGTTCAACCTTCACAACTCCCAGGTGTGGGCGCCCGGTCGAGGGGCTCCGCGGTCCGTGGCACCGGCGGCCGTCAGCGCAGCGCCGCCGTGATGACGTCGAGCACGGCCGGGGCGCCGGTGAAGAGATAGTCATGGCCGCCCGGCAGCTGCCGGAGGCTGTGTCCGGCCGGGGCGCAGGCACGCCAGTGGGCCAGCTGGTCCGCGCTCACCAGCGGGTCGTCGCTGCCGCCGAGGATGTGCACGGGGCAGTCGACCGGCACCGGTCCGTCCGTCAGATACCGCTCCGTCAGGGCGAGGTCCCGGCGGACGGTGCGCAGGGCGTAGCTCAAGTAGGCGGGGTACGCCCGCAGTTCCGGCGGGAACCCGCCGAACCCCGCCAGCCAGCGCAGCAGACCCTCGTCGTCCCGGTCGGCGATGCGGGCCGGCACCGGGATGTGCGGTGCCCGGGACGCGGAGACGAACAGGGCCCGCGGCGAGGGCAGTCCGCGCTCGCCGGCCCGCACGGTGATCCGGTGGGCGAGCAGCGCGCCGAAGCTGTGGCCGAAGACCGCGTACGGGGTCCGGAGTTCGGCCGCGACGCCGTCGAGCACGGCGTCGGCCAGGGCTTCGAGGGTGTCCGGCAGCGGTTCCGCGCTGCGCACTCCACGACCGGGCAGTTCCACCGTCGCGAGTTCGACGTCGGACGGCGGGGCCAGCCGCCACGGGGCGAACGAGCCCGCGCTGCCGCCCGCTTGTGGCAGGCAGATCAGGCGCAGGCGGGCGCTGGGCGGGGTCACCCGGCCGACGATCCAGGGACTGTCCTGGCCGCGCGTCGAGGTCTGCGCGGAGGAATGGGGTCGTGCGGCGGCATCGGTTCGCATTCCGCCCCTCCCCTCTCGGTTCTTCGTTCGGATTCGTTCGCCAACGGGCACGCCCGGCCGGCGCCGCCCAGCGTGGCCGCACACCGCACCGCGGACCAGGCATGGCGACCGGCAATCGTGCTGCCGCCCAGTTGCCCGGCGTATGCCTGGAGCGCGGCGGGAGAACACGGCGAGGATCGGCCCCGACCTTCCCGCCCTGTGCCCGTTGCCCGAGGAGATCGCAGTTCCGATGACCGCCGTTCCCGACGAGGCAGCCGACCCGACCTTCTTCACACTGGACGCCGCGAAGGCGGACCTGATGCAGGTGGAATCACTCACCACCGCCTGCCTGAACTGGGACTACGGCAAGCGTGACAGCCGGGTGTGGAGCCTGTACGAGAAGAACAAGGCGTCGCAGTGGAACGCCACGACCGACATCGACTGGGACCACGACGTCCGCTTCGGTGCGGAGCTGACGGAGGAGAACGGCGCGCGGCTGGCCGGCTTCGTCGTCGGCGAGGGCAGTCCGGTGCCGCGCGAGCTGCTCACCCAGTTCCGCTGGGAGTACCAGGCGTGGATGTGCAGCCAGTTCCTGCACGGTGAGCAGGGCGCGCTGGTGACCACGGCCCGGCTGGTGGAGACCGTGCCCGACATGGACGCCAAGACCTACGCCGCTTCCCAGGTGGCCGACGAGGCCCGGCACGTCGAGGCGTTCGCGAAGTACATGGACGAGAAGCTGGGCACCGTCTACCCGGTCAACCCCGGCCTCGGCACCCTGCTGCACGACGTGCTGTCGGAGTCGCGGTGGGACATCGTCTACCTCGGCATGCAGGTGGTGATGGAGGGCCTTGCGATCACCGGGCTGCGGCTGGCGAGCAGCGGCTTCGGCGACCCGCTGATCCGGCAGATCACCAAGATGGTCGCGGCCGACGAGGCCCGGCACATCGCCTTCGGTGTCACCATGCTGACCGGCATGTACCAGGACGCGATGTCGGCCGAGCTGAAGGAGCGCGAGGACTTCCTGATGGAGTCCATCCGGCTGATGTCGACCCGGTTCATGCTCCGCGAGGTCTGGGAGCGCATGGAGCTGGACGTGGACAAGGGCCTGCGCTTCGCCCGCACCAACCCGATGATGGCCACCTACCGGCAGCTGCTCTTCCAGCAGGTCGTGCACGTACTGCGGCAACTGGGCCTGCTGACCGAGCGGGTGAAGGAGCTGCTGCTCGCCGAGAACCTGGTGCGCCCCGAGACCATGGTGTCGACCCGCTGAACACCGGCGGCCCGCTGAACCCCCGAGGCACAGAAACGGCCCGGCGTCCCAGAGACGCCGGGCCGTTGCCGTACGGCCTTCAGTCCGCCGTGAGCGGACGCGGCTCCGCGGGGAACGAGCCCGCGCACATCTCCTGCCACAGGACACGGCGCCGCGGCTTTCCGCTGGAGGTGACCGCGATGCCGCCGCGGGGGACCTCGATGGAGAGCAGCTCGGCGTCCCCGAGCCACTCGGCGAGGACCTCGTGGGCGATGCCCCGCCACTCCGGCCGGCCCCCGGCGAACAGGGCCACGCCGGTCGGCGTGCCGTCGCGGACGCCGAGCAGGACGGCGACCCGGCGCTCGGGGATGCCCCGCTGGTGCAGCAGGGTCTCCAGGCTCTCGGCGAAGACCATCTTGCCGCTCACCTTCAGACCGTCACCCAGCCTGCCGATCACGAACAGCTGCCCCTCGCGCAGGAATCCGGCGTCACCGGTGTGCAGCCCGCTCTCCCCGATGCTCGTCCCGGAGGCGGAGCCCGCGTCACCGACGTACCCGCTCGTCAGGGACACCCCCTTGACGATGATCTCGCCGACCTGACCGTCCGGCAGCGCCTCGCCGTCCTCATCCACGACCGTCACCGTCCGGCCCGCCAGCGGACGGCCGCAGCCGACCACCTCGGTGCCCGCCAGGGACGCCGCGTGCCCGGCGTCCGGCCGGCCCGTGGTCCAGCCCTCCCCGGGCGGCAGCCCGGTCACCGCGAGGGTGGCCTCCGCGCTGCCGTACGC from Streptomyces davaonensis JCM 4913 encodes the following:
- a CDS encoding thioesterase II family protein; this translates as MRTDAAARPHSSAQTSTRGQDSPWIVGRVTPPSARLRLICLPQAGGSAGSFAPWRLAPPSDVELATVELPGRGVRSAEPLPDTLEALADAVLDGVAAELRTPYAVFGHSFGALLAHRITVRAGERGLPSPRALFVSASRAPHIPVPARIADRDDEGLLRWLAGFGGFPPELRAYPAYLSYALRTVRRDLALTERYLTDGPVPVDCPVHILGGSDDPLVSADQLAHWRACAPAGHSLRQLPGGHDYLFTGAPAVLDVITAALR
- a CDS encoding diiron oxygenase, giving the protein MTAVPDEAADPTFFTLDAAKADLMQVESLTTACLNWDYGKRDSRVWSLYEKNKASQWNATTDIDWDHDVRFGAELTEENGARLAGFVVGEGSPVPRELLTQFRWEYQAWMCSQFLHGEQGALVTTARLVETVPDMDAKTYAASQVADEARHVEAFAKYMDEKLGTVYPVNPGLGTLLHDVLSESRWDIVYLGMQVVMEGLAITGLRLASSGFGDPLIRQITKMVAADEARHIAFGVTMLTGMYQDAMSAELKEREDFLMESIRLMSTRFMLREVWERMELDVDKGLRFARTNPMMATYRQLLFQQVVHVLRQLGLLTERVKELLLAENLVRPETMVSTR
- a CDS encoding TauD/TfdA family dioxygenase, which encodes MNDLTGITVIEADGEDLGSFTHRHAKTVDEELARTGAVLVRDAAADGADTFRRALDGLGFAPLDYTERSTPRSEVGDGVFTSTEYPAREAIPQHCESSYAGAWPGRVGFFCATPPLTGGATPIADVARVLSDIPAEVVRAVESRGLRYVRNYGSGVGLDWREAFQTDSREEVDRFCAAGGLEWTWVEDDGLRTVRRAPALVAHPRTGQQIWFNHLLLFHQSSLPGSLRTDLVALFGADGLPNDVLFGDGEPIPDDMVAAVRSAFGRRAQRFDWALNDLLVIDNMRWSHGREAFTGDRRILVSMSDLITRADLPEPVAPSA